Below is a window of Solanum stenotomum isolate F172 chromosome 7, ASM1918654v1, whole genome shotgun sequence DNA.
CAATTGTTAGTTAGTACTCCTATCTCCTTGATTTTGGAGTGGATTCTTTCactctattttattatatacgCTTATCATTCTTCtgtatatgaaaaaataaaaagaatctATTCGAGAAACGCTTACCAACCCTTTACTGATATTCTTGTCCAGATGCTGCAGAGCATATTTGCACAAGGGGAAAAAAGCAAAATCATAATTATTCAGAGTGGATATATTTCTTTTCTACTTTAgtctatttaaattttgtgttgtTTGGGGAATCTCTTATGAACTTCTTCTAGTttatagttaaatattttaggaAGGATCTTGGAAATAACTAAAGTTTGGCGTTTTACTTGCATGTGGAGGAATGACTTGAGCAAGTTGAAGACAAGTGCCAAAGTGCACTTGTCCATTAACACTGCATTTTGCttcaaattaaatatagataattCTCATCCAACAACTTTTATCtatctaaataaatatataacctATAAAGTGACATTTTACATAATATTCCTTCTGCCCCTTACTCCatgttataagaaaaaaatagagagaaacTTAATATCGTTTGGTAAAGCATATAAAAATAACGTTTAATAAAATGTATTAGTAAGGTTTTCACATTAGTTATgcatagattatttcttatggattgtttgatttggtatattcaaaataatatgcatgatataaaaatgtttatttacAAACATATCCTTCTTAATTGTAgtgaaaaagatgtaaaaatGCTTTTGAGGGTAATTAGATCTTTAACAATgttaatgcatgtattaaatcTCTTTGCATTATTAATACATAAAAATTCAGGATATTAATAATACACTCTTCAATACACAATAaaatgtataactaatgcaaacatTAGATACACATATTATcgtgaaaaaatatatcaaacaaaagACTACTACTCCTAATACAttcattatttttactaatacaCTTTACCAAACGGGCCATCAGAAATGCATAAATTGATTATACATATGAAGTTAATTAGAGAAGAAAATCTCATTTTTactctcaaaatttcaatatcactaatgcaattttttttttttttacagattataaaatcttattgaatttttaagactttactcaaaaatttaatattttaaatttcaactttaaaatctaCGAACAAACAAACGAGCCGCTCAAAGTCCCTCTCCGGCTATAGCATATATACTATACCGCGACAACAAGTGAGGAAACTTcctcttttatgttttttagcATAACCATTTGCACTgcaccttcttcttcttttcttccatGGACGACGATGAGTACTCGTCATCTACTACTGCTCTTGTATCTTGTTGCGATGATAATACTCCGCACTACGCATTCAGCGGTAAGCTCATGCTTACCTCtgttctccttttctttttcgtCTGTTTTCTCATTGTCTTCTTCCACCTTTACGCTAACCGATTCCTCCTCCGCCGTGCCCGCCACCACCACGACAGACGCCGTCGCTACCGCCACCAGATTCCGGCTTCACCAATTgcagcttcttcttcttctcgaGGGCTTGACCCTTCGCTGCTAAAATCACTCCCTGTTTTCGTTTACGACGCGGAATTTTACAATCCTCCAATCGAATGCCCTGTGTGCTTGGCGGAATTTGAAAATGGAGAAACGGGTCGGGTTTTGCCCAAATGTAATCATTGTTTTCACTGTGAATGTATTGATATGTGGTTTCAGTCTCATTGTAACTGCCCGATTTGCAGAGCCCCAATTACGCCATTGGTGAAACCGATTAAAGTAACGGAAAGTGAATTAGATGGAGAAGATGAAGTTGTTATAATGGTGGATGAATCTGTAATCGAAGAAGTACAGAACTGTGAATCGTCGCAGTTTGACGATGGAAGAAAATCTATTGGGATGATTGTTATTGCTGCGAGTTGATTACTtatatggtcactcaactaatgAAAATTGGGCATGAAAATCGCTCTAATTTCCTTTTTGTTGATGGTGTTTTTATTGCATTCCAATTCCATTGTTAAAATATCACCTCAATATATAGTTATGTGACTttagtgtataatttttattaattgagtgATTGTTTGAACAATTGTTTAATACTCTTCGATGCTATTTACAATTGAAGATCAAAAGGTAACACGAAATATTTCCTCCAtccaataatatttgtttattattgacTTTATATGcttattaagaaattataaataaaaatagaatgataattttattatatcaccctttgagtataataaataaaataatgaaataactaaaattaatgataagggtaaattaggaactaaatgtaaaattattcattgatttcataaagtagataagtattttttaaaaatttcaaaataatatagtagacaactattattggacgGAGTGAGTAATAAGATCCAAACCAAAAGGAGAACAAGTTGgcataaaaatatgttattttcatgtATATTGGGTGAATCATTTTTGGCGATTAGTGGTATATCAAGTTACTTTAATTTGTAGAAAGGGGTGTGGATACACTATTCTTATctaggaaaaaatatttgaatgagtactttttaataaataattactgattttagcgatattttttatttattactatttaaagtaatattatgataaatctgcaatatgtattaaaaatgaattatgtatgcagtatatatgtattataactgttttaaaatatattttgtttgtttggtaagaaattaacacattgtattataagtgtattaaaatgaGTGATAATGAAGTATAcatcaatataacttgtattatatgtgttctATAAATTATTCTCtgtaatataaattaaaattgtattaaaagtgatcaagtgaaaaaaaaaatgttattgctataagtggtaaatattttcttaatatagtatatttatgtaagtttccctaTCTTCTCTCTCCATTCTTATTTAGTTGTCACTATTTTAGGTTTCATGCTCCTTAAAAAAATAGGTAAGTTTACTATTATATCCTTATTTAGTGTTTTCTTGAAgtcaatttttcaataaatgaacacgaattaatttattttgattaattaatttgaccgATGATTATGAATCatttacttcattttttatgttGGTCAAATACATACTTTCAAAGTTAATAACTCctaagggtaaaataggaagaattatttcatttatacattaattttgtgaatcaacaaatattaaagaatatctatttttagtaaggacgacatataaatagaaatagaGTGAGTATATTATTTTATCCCATCCGTCTTAAGATACTTGTCGTCcttatttaaaacaaaagaaattattcCAGTCCAAAAATCGAAATAGAGTTAAAAGACTACAATGCCCTTGTCATACATTTAGGCGCGACTTAGTGTAGCTTCGTCGCTTAAGCTTTTCCTCCAAAACTAAACCATTCCCTCCATGTATTGATTAATGAGTATTGACATAAATTATTGTGTTACAAAAAAAGTTTTACAACATATCATCATTATGTGTATGTTCTATTAACATTTTCCCTCCATAATTTCAGCTTCCATTATATTCTTAATCTACAACACAAATTAATTACTTGTGATCCAAATTTACTCATGTCTTTCAAatcctttgtttttttttggttgtagtaaaagaaaatggaaggaGAAAGTAGCAAAGGATCTTGTAATTACAATAATGTAAGCCAGGTACACCATGGTTGATTTGCTTGGGTTTAGCATTTAGCAACGATCGTAGTGACTAGTGTGCTAAATATTAGACGCACTTGTGTCAAATTCAAGTGTCTATTTGGTCACTAATTAAGTTTGAGTATCTATCTTTAAAAAGTGTGTCAAGTTTAAAGGGGTTATCTAGGTATTTGATATATTAGATAAtgttttagaattttgaattaaactatacatttttttaatattagtaaataaaattttctataACACAATCCAACCAATTGTATTGCAAATAAATGACCAACCTATTATAACTCAATTACTCCTAACTAGTATAAATATTATACTCctttatgttttttaattaCGTAAAATTAACGtctttatgttttgtttttttagtatactatattataaacaaaatctatgaaaaaaatttagttgttttgaaatattattatatactaTAAAATTGTATGAACAACAAAGtgctttaaaatattattataatgtcacgacccaggggtatcctagacgtaacatggcgtacttgaccccgaaggggtctcatacaagcccttagcaaaatcataacataaagtcaTAGAAATGatgtggaaaatttaaaacttttacaatcaaagtcaaCTTCTTTTTATAAACGAAAATAAGAGTCTAGAccttgtctcaatcaccatctagtacaatagagaATACAAATAGGGTCAAatgccctttacatcaataaagtctCAAACATAGAAAGTACAATGGAAGTTAAAATGGATCGGATAAtgtcttgtcctcgaatcttgatgactcaccaagcctaggaatagtcaacccaagcttcacTTGAAAGAAGAAGTACGTCTCAACGATCCATTAGCCTCACAAAGGCTAGACAACCCCAAACTCTTAGATATCCCAAACTTGGCTTGTAACCTTTCCACAATTCAAAAGGTGTCAATTTAGACTTTTTATGAGGCACACGATTCAACACATAACAAACAGTTAAAATAgcttcaccccaaaaatttaaaggtgcatgtgactcaataagcatggcattagtcaattcaaccaaagttctatttttcctttccgtcactccattagatgaaggagagtaaggaggagtagtttcatgaattattcccaatgatctaacaaaagaNACAATAATGTAAGCCAGGTACACCATGGTTGATTTGCTTGGGTTTAGCATTTAGCAACGATCGTAGTGACTAGTGTGCTAAATATTAGACACACTTGTGTCAAGTTCAAGTGTCTATTGATCACTAATTAAGTTTGAGTATCTATCTTTAAAAAGTGTGTCAAGTTTAAAGGGGTTATCTAGGTATTTGATATATTAGATAAtgttttagaattttgaattaaactatacatttttttaatattagtaaataaaattttctataACACAATCCAACCAATTGTATTGCAAATAAATGACCAACCTATTATAACTCAATTACTCCTAACTAGTATAAATATTATACTCctttatgttttttaattacataaaattaacgtctttatgttttgtttttttagtatactatattataaacaaaatctatgaaaaaaatttagttgttttgaaatattattatatactaTAAAATTGTATGAACAACAAAGtgctttaaaatattattataatgtcacgacccaggggtatccctagacgtaacatggcgtacttgaccccgaaggggtctcatacaagcccttagcataatcataacataaagtcatagaaatgatgcggaaaatttaaaacttttacaatcaaagtcaaCTTCTTTTTATAAACGAAAATAAGAGTCTAGGccttgtctcaatcaccatctagtacaatagagaATACAAATAGGGTCAAatgccctttacatcaataaagtctCAAACATAGAAAGTACAATGGAAGCTAAAATGGATCGGATAAtgtcttgtcctcgaatcttgatGGCTCACCAAGCCTaggaatagtcaacccaagcttcacTGGAAAGAAGAAGTACGTCTCAACGATCGGAAATGTagagaatatgggttagcacaaataatgtactaagtatggaagccatgcacaaaaatccttaaaacatgcatacaAGGgatatttagttgaaaccatgtctttatcaagtttaaaagccattatgcacatttatgaagaaacataagtcaaaccaacatataagcaaCCCAAAGCCATACTAATGCAATGTGaaggtaagatcccataacccCATCAAAATGCTAAGTATCACAATTAGTCTACCAACTACATACATAGATCATCCACAACCAATATACATAAGTAAGGAGTTATTCATGTTCATAACTTGTGacaagtaaagtcaaccttaacatccATACATATCTTACATACATAATCCATAAGTCTTCATAAAATAAGAGAACCTCACCATAACCCCTCTTAAAgtttacttgtgcaatgcataagtgaagtcccatacccccactcatattaagtagtacctcttaaaaagtcataattaaagtccatgttcttatcatagttcatattcgtacactacaacaaaatataTCTATAGCTACAAAATTTAAGCTATGAATTCAAAAATCGTAATTGTTACTTAGTAATAGCCACAATATTTCGAATTTCATAGCTAGCTATAAATTCGTAAAATTTCTCAGccataaaaatcaaattgacgAAGCTAATTCTTcattttagctataattattaataattgtgGCAATAATTACCTAAATGACTACAATTTTATTGCTACGGTAAAAGTTTGTAGTTGATCATATGTTTTTGCTACGCAATAAAAGTTATTGTAGCAATAGTAACCTTTTAGccacaataaattatttgaaacaaaatattgtagcaaaataaaatattttgctACAAGTTATAAAGAATTGTGACAATTGTTAAATGATATAGCCATAGATCTTTTCTATAGTAAAATTTTGTAGCTGATTATTAATTTTTGCCGCGGgttaaaattttttataataatagtaACCTTTAAGTCATGATAACTTATTTGAAACAAAATGTTGtagctaaatattttttttttttttttgcttcaagTAATAAAAAGATGTGGcaataattaaatgatatagccacatatttttttctataaaaagaTTTTGTAGCTAATTATTAACTTTAAGTCATGTGTTGAAATTTGTTGTAGCAATAGTAATATTTGAGCCatgataaattatttgaaacaaactattgtaactaaatatatatatgtttatttttttatttatttattttttttttctttaagttttttaaaaagtagGCAATAGATAAATTATACAgcaaaaaattatatagtaaATTTTGTAGCTAATTACTAATTTATGCCATgagttaaaatttattatagcaATAGTAATCTTTTAGcaacaataaattattttaaataaaatattatggttgaataaatatttttacttcaacTTATAAAAACATGTCAGAATAGTTGCCTAATAACTGTAATTATTTgacatgatgaaatgatataGTCATAGatttattgttgaaataaaattcataggtaattattttttaatcacgaattaattatttttatagaaaTAATAAACTTTTAgtcatattaaatatttttttccagaCAATTAAagttattatataatattagtttagtcatattaaatattttttccagaCAATTAAagttattatataatattagtaCTAATATAATCACAGTAAATAAGTTGTAACAAATTTGTGTAGTAAGATGAATATTTATagaattatgtatgtatatgtgtTTTTGAGAGATTTCCATACACTTTGATAAATATACTTGctttcataaataatttttacatggtatatcataaaatcatatactcatcaaaataatatttaaattgaagataaattcataaaataagtataaaaagtaaattaaagaatagtttttgttataaaattacATAATATGAGATCATATAACTATTATATGCTTTATGTAATGTATCTCTTTTAtcaaacaatatatttattagtctaagtatatatattttgaaatttttttttttatttcattatttattggAATTGACATTTTAGATCCGAACAAATCGTTTcttctaaatttaaaattgtatcTTTTGCACTTGTAATGACCAACAATTGGATCTCTTAATTATTTAATGACAACTAGCCACTGACTTGAACctatcattataaaaaaaaaaaagtagagatacaacaatatttatttagtGACATTTGAGATAAGTATcataaaaacaacaacattCGGCACACTGTGtcataaaaatgatatttgacatAAATATTGTTAAAACAATGATATTTAATACAaatgtttaaaatatattataacatttGCTTCAActatcatattattattcacTAATTATTGACTTTtacatttaatattaaaatctattttttaaaaaaattattttatcactCTTAGTATTTAAATCTAGAAATAATTTATAGAtgcaaaataacataaatattaCTAGTAATTATATAgcatctatctatatataataggagaggtaaAAAGTatcacatgtcagcaccacaaaaattcaaatattataaaactaaaaaactaatttaaaaatcttttaaatcTGTAActtaaattaaccaaaaagaaattaaaaaaaagtaacctactaaataataatatgtttctaaataattcaaaaatcgTTTGaatataaatcttaaattaactaaaaataaataaaaaaagagtgaTGGACTAAATAAGtatatgtttccttttttcctaaatttaaaaattggttgtttttattaatttggattttaaaatttcctcttttgaaataaaatttaaatataaaaggcaaatttttaattaataataataattattattattattattattattattattaatattattattattattcttattattattattcttattattattattagtcttattattattattcttattattgttcttattattgttattattgttattattgttattattgttattattgttattattgttattattgttattcttgttattatttttattattgttattattgttattattgttattattgttattgttattattattgttattattattattgttattattcttgttattattgttgttattattgttattattgttattattgttattattgttattattgttattattgttattattgttattgttattagtgttattattattattattattgttattattattattattattattgttattattattattattattattgttattattattattattattgttattattataaaatacgATATCCATCACCATTCCGTCTATAATTCTCCATAAAATATGTTCCTGTAAATCTCTATTAAGAGGAACTGCCTTCAAAATCGTAACCAAAGTAATATCAGTAAAGAAGTTAagaaaatccattttttttaagaagaaagatattctctagataagaagtctgggagggaattatcacttccctttttataatgaatttcgaaatcaaaaAGGGCTAATTGTGTCTGCCACctagcaaatattaattttgatgcatcatgtttaaaatctttatcaaacatatatttgactGATTGAGCATTtgtttttatcacaaatttctGATTGTAAAGATCatcctgaaattttaaaacacatttaatgatagttaacatttcatgagctaccgttgcatattttttctaagcatcgctccattttcctgaatgaaatcaaataaggtattcatttttatcatgcggGTTAATCTGTTTTAATATTCCACCATAACCCATATTGGACGCATCTGTCTCAATGATCTTTGGCCAAGCAGGATTAGCAAGGGTTAAACAAGGTAAATATTgaactctttctttaatagtctttacaagatctgtgAGACTATTAGTCCAAGGCTTCTTATGATCCTTTTTTAGCATGTCATATAACGGAGCTAAATCTCGAGACAAATTTTTGTAGAAGGGGGAAATGTAATTTAAACTTCCCAGAAATTGTTGCAATTGCGTCCtatctgtaataatatcagggaaATTTTGATGCGAATTCAATAGATCGCTGAATAGGAGTCATTTTAccttgacaaatcaaatgacccaaaaatataacttctgtttgaaaaagactcattttaggttaagatatgaccaaaccattttgaataactattttcttaaaaaggtctagatgcttaatatgcatttcaagagtctttgagtataccaaaatatcatcaatataaactatgatgaaatccaaataaggattaaaaatatcattcataatcttttgaaattccgagggagcattttttaaaccaaagggcattacattccattcgtattgTCCAAATGGAACATTAAATGTCGTTCTATAAGAATggtctttaaatatttggatttgccaatatccaaattttaaatcaaattttgaaaagatattagcatcatataatcttgataataaatcccttttgtttggaataggatatctaatacattttaaaaatttatttaaaggtttataatttataactaacctgggaacacctcgttctttttctgctgcgttattaacataaaaagcagtacacgaccatggtgatttggaaggctttatcaaaccttttggtaataaattatcaatttcccttttgcagaattcaaccaattcggtattcatctgacaaggacgtgatttggtagggatattttcctcagagaaatcatcttcatatggaagagttacaatatgctttttccgattccaaaaggcactaggatgatcaacacaaatatcaatggccattttttcataaatgagtttaatcttttcctgtactttagcagattttaaagtttcgaatatattcatactaaaaatCTCAAGTTATAAATAATCAACaagcttttgtttcatttcaattagagcattattatctctagaaataggctcggtgataaaagtataactaatatcttgatttttataagtagcagaaaatcctttagcatttatattagtaaaaggataaattgcatttataaaaggagttcctagaataataggagggtataactgattttttactaagaaaaagaagtgaggaatacaaactttattctggcaaatacgagtattagataatttatactttatatctaaagcatgaccagatgcagatttaaccatatgagttgttttttcaaaatatttagtaggtactagaccttcttgaatgcaactcacatcagcgcacgcactatcaatcatagcaatgttagttatagaaaaagtattatcaattaatatagtacatttaacataccatttatgagctgtaacaatttgcatcattcctaaaaacatattttgtttcggATCAATATTCACAAGTGTtggcaagagtattttcttcacTAGTAGAACcatcaaccttatttttttcctttgctattagcagactcaatctgagtaagatagtgatcacaaataatatgattttgtttaagaaatttaatttcttccttcaaatgttcaatttcttcttttaaatcatcaaaagaggtaTCGCGAATAATCATGGTTTGTTTAGAAGagagtctattatgaacttcagacaaggagtaaggagcggaataattaaactcatctttaacctttttatcatTAGGAATATTAGATGAAGAGCTAGTTTTACCAGCAGccaattgaatgatcttttcacgaagagtattattggtaacttcttttagaagttctatcacattgtcTGCAGTGATAGTGTACATATTCATGTCTTCGAACTGAGATTGTAGCTTGTAGAATTCATCATGTTCGCAGAGTGACCTATCACCATGACATTTGCAAGCATCATTCGAATCTTGTTGAACCTTACTAGATGACTTAGGTTGCTCATCCTCTGTTgcataacttgcttcagaatcatcataatctgattcggaaccagaagtatataaaaaactataaatcttctcttgaatatcatcatcaagttctagagtcttaagcttttctagcttacaatttggagctatagcccaaattttccacatttttaacacttaatcttatcaagatttcaCCTTGACCTATTCCTAgtaaatctatgagatttatgATGAGCCCTacgctcatctctttcttctctaatccttcttctagatcttcttttcttatgatgagatCTATGAGATTCTGATTTAGAAGTTTCTCGGTTGGTGCTTTTTGAAGCATCCGGTAAACCGAATTGAGTATAAAAATCTCCTGATTGAgacttttctctaagcttatccatTTTAAGCTGTCTTGAGAGCTTTaactcattgcacaaatttatgccTTCTTGCGTACAAGCCCCAATAAGTTTTCCATAAGTAAAATCATTATAGGGAATAATTCCTTGTGGATTTCTAAGAGTCTTCTTTactctttctgcaaataaagaaggtaagccatcaataaatttggctttccagaattctaaaccattttcgggaagttccattacccgacttaaataagtgtctttataccatctaaactcacctaaatgtctacatctaagaccatttagtagagatctaatggtttcatattgattgataaatctaccactaaaatgttcaagaatagtcaaaataataataataataataataataataaattattattattattattattattattattattattattattattataacgaTCTATCTAGATATAATTATAGAGGTAAAAAGTtccacatgtcagcaccacaaaaattcaaaaaatttaaaactaaaaaattaatttaaaattcttttaaatctgtaacttaaattaaccaaaaagaaataaaaaagtaaccaacaataattattaaaataataactagAGAATAcacattttatcaaaataataagtactaaaaataatgataaactTTATAATAGTCATAAAAGGAATTTACccattaattattatattagaaTACTAAAAAAACTGGTAAGTTC
It encodes the following:
- the LOC125871079 gene encoding RING-H2 finger protein ATL2-like, whose amino-acid sequence is MDDDEYSSSTTALVSCCDDNTPHYAFSGKLMLTSVLLFFFVCFLIVFFHLYANRFLLRRARHHHDRRRRYRHQIPASPIAASSSSRGLDPSLLKSLPVFVYDAEFYNPPIECPVCLAEFENGETGRVLPKCNHCFHCECIDMWFQSHCNCPICRAPITPLVKPIKVTESELDGEDEVVIMVDESVIEEVQNCESSQFDDGRKSIGMIVIAAS